The proteins below are encoded in one region of Desulfobacterales bacterium:
- a CDS encoding DUF255 domain-containing protein, with product MRIKNWAGCILFGVLIFACSPLLAANSQINWTSYESGMEKIADENKKGFIHFYTDWCTYCKLMDRKTFSDDSVIAFLNENFVPIRVDAEAQRDVARKYGVSSFPTNGFIAEDQSEIGKRPGFIPPDLFLKMLEYIDSESFKTMSFKEFMDQ from the coding sequence ATGCGTATTAAAAACTGGGCCGGTTGCATACTTTTTGGGGTCCTGATATTCGCCTGTTCGCCGCTACTGGCTGCAAACTCTCAAATTAACTGGACATCCTATGAATCGGGGATGGAAAAAATCGCCGATGAGAACAAAAAGGGATTTATCCATTTTTATACGGACTGGTGCACCTACTGCAAGCTGATGGATCGGAAAACCTTTTCCGATGATTCGGTGATCGCCTTTTTAAATGAAAATTTTGTGCCGATCCGGGTGGATGCCGAAGCGCAGCGGGACGTGGCAAGAAAATACGGCGTAAGCAGCTTTCCGACCAACGGGTTTATTGCCGAAGATCAATCCGAAATCGGCAAGCGGCCGGGTTTTATTCCGCCGGATCTTTTTTTGAAAATGCTTGAGTATATTGACTCGGAAAGTTTTAAGACCATGAGTTTCAAGGAATTTATGGATCAATAG
- a CDS encoding cytochrome c biogenesis protein CcdA, whose protein sequence is MFTQTVSISAAFLAGLSSFFTPCVLPLIPAYFTFITGFSIEELTAGQNGQIRRKVILSTLSFVCGFSLLFILMGAFASFIGAFIFRYSSIIEIGIGLILLFFGLHLIGWLRINWLQMEKRVHIREKPLHIMGTFLVGMAFGAGWSPCTGPFLGSILAIAASKETIWQGVGLLSVYALGLAIPFILISIFIDFLMIIIQRAKPAMRYINTIAGCLLILMGIFLLTRNLAILTLF, encoded by the coding sequence ATGTTTACACAAACCGTATCCATCTCTGCGGCATTTCTGGCGGGCCTGTCCTCTTTTTTTACCCCATGTGTCCTGCCGCTGATCCCGGCCTATTTTACCTTTATCACCGGATTTTCAATTGAAGAATTGACCGCTGGCCAAAATGGGCAAATTCGCCGTAAAGTGATTCTTTCCACCCTTTCCTTTGTCTGCGGGTTTTCCCTGCTCTTTATCCTTATGGGGGCATTTGCATCTTTTATCGGGGCCTTCATTTTCCGTTATAGTTCGATTATTGAAATCGGCATTGGATTGATTTTGCTTTTTTTCGGCCTTCACCTTATCGGCTGGCTTCGCATCAATTGGCTGCAAATGGAAAAACGGGTTCACATAAGGGAAAAGCCACTTCATATCATGGGCACTTTTCTTGTCGGGATGGCGTTTGGGGCCGGGTGGAGCCCCTGCACCGGCCCTTTCCTTGGATCCATACTGGCCATAGCAGCCAGCAAAGAAACAATTTGGCAAGGCGTTGGCCTATTATCTGTTTATGCCCTCGGTTTAGCCATTCCCTTTATTCTGATATCAATCTTTATTGATTTTCTTATGATCATCATACAGCGGGCCAAACCGGCTATGCGCTACATCAATACGATTGCCGGCTGCCTTCTCATCCTGATGGGGATTTTTTTATTGACGCGCAACCTCGCCATACTTACTCTTTTTTAA
- the proC gene encoding pyrroline-5-carboxylate reductase: protein MAELTEKIGFIGAGNMAEAIIGAIIAADLAPAENIFVSDIDPERIQSLKNAYQVLSADSNKEVIGSCDIIFFAVKPQQMQGVLKNLAAETAFIPRSPKKRLVSIAAGIRIAALEKIIYDQLTESDKHQMPILRVMPNTPALVRAGTSAICANEYAAPADIEAIKTLLSAMGTVFDCRETDMNAFTALAGSGPAYGFYLIEAMAEAGTELGLSKTEALKMTVSTLSGALKLLEASSSEPEALRQKVTSPGGTTEAALSVMENHDVKSHIIAAVTAAAQRAAELSE from the coding sequence ATGGCCGAATTGACTGAAAAAATCGGCTTTATCGGCGCCGGAAATATGGCTGAGGCAATTATCGGCGCGATTATTGCGGCTGATCTCGCGCCGGCAGAAAACATTTTTGTCAGCGATATTGACCCGGAACGGATCCAATCGCTAAAAAACGCCTATCAGGTGCTTTCGGCAGATTCCAATAAAGAAGTGATCGGCTCTTGCGATATCATCTTTTTTGCCGTAAAACCCCAGCAGATGCAAGGGGTTCTGAAAAATCTGGCCGCAGAGACCGCTTTTATTCCCCGCAGCCCCAAAAAACGGCTTGTTTCCATTGCTGCAGGTATCCGGATCGCCGCGCTTGAAAAAATTATCTATGATCAGCTCACGGAATCCGATAAGCATCAGATGCCGATCCTGCGGGTGATGCCGAACACCCCGGCCCTGGTCCGGGCCGGCACGTCGGCAATCTGCGCCAATGAATATGCCGCACCGGCGGATATTGAGGCTATAAAAACCCTGCTTTCGGCAATGGGGACCGTTTTTGACTGCCGAGAAACTGATATGAATGCGTTTACCGCGCTGGCTGGTTCCGGGCCGGCGTATGGATTCTATCTGATTGAGGCAATGGCTGAAGCCGGAACTGAATTGGGACTCTCAAAAACAGAGGCCCTGAAAATGACGGTTTCAACGCTTTCCGGCGCACTGAAGCTTCTTGAGGCATCATCGTCCGAGCCCGAAGCCCTGCGCCAGAAGGTGACCTCCCCGGGCGGCACCACGGAAGCCGCCTTATCGGTGATGGAAAACCATGATGTTAAGTCCCATATCATCGCGGCAGTGACCGCCGCGGCCCAACGGGCGGCGGAATTAAGCGAGTAG
- a CDS encoding YggT family protein, producing the protein MFIFSHFLEGIARVLDAVLTLYMFIVIAHAVLSWVNPDPYNPIVRFIRQMVDPLLFQIRKRIPTVFGGIDISPIIVLLAIIFLQSFLVASLRHLAMIIA; encoded by the coding sequence ATGTTTATCTTTTCTCATTTTCTTGAAGGCATTGCGCGCGTGCTTGACGCGGTTTTGACGCTATACATGTTTATTGTTATCGCCCATGCCGTCTTGTCATGGGTCAACCCGGACCCTTATAATCCCATTGTTCGGTTCATCCGTCAGATGGTCGATCCGCTGTTGTTTCAGATAAGAAAACGAATCCCCACCGTATTCGGGGGAATTGATATTTCTCCCATTATAGTTCTTTTGGCCATCATTTTTTTACAGAGTTTTCTGGTGGCAAGCCTCAGGCATCTGGCAATGATAATTGCTTAA